A genome region from Streptomyces xanthophaeus includes the following:
- a CDS encoding type II toxin-antitoxin system RelE/ParE family toxin, which yields MTQPRPAESIRDVLARPAEDVARRPQRPTHTDHTPRRQEWEERETNRIIDCRVAYTIDNGELVVRVVHVGHR from the coding sequence ATGACGCAGCCACGGCCCGCAGAGTCCATCCGTGACGTGCTTGCACGCCCGGCGGAGGACGTGGCGCGCAGACCGCAACGCCCTACCCACACTGATCACACGCCGAGGCGCCAGGAGTGGGAAGAGCGCGAGACCAACCGGATCATCGACTGCCGCGTCGCGTACACGATCGACAACGGGGAGCTGGTGGTCCGGGTCGTTCACGTGGGACACCGGTGA
- a CDS encoding tyrosine-type recombinase/integrase gives MFTAPQGGPVVYTHFMDGHWRPACAKAGIAKGTGPHALRHHYASLLIKHGESVNTVSERLGHTNAGMTLNVYTHLWPDSEERTRAAVDKAYADQSADAQPQVDEAA, from the coding sequence ATCTTCACGGCGCCGCAAGGCGGACCCGTGGTCTACACGCACTTCATGGACGGGCACTGGCGGCCTGCCTGCGCGAAGGCCGGCATAGCCAAGGGCACCGGCCCCCACGCCCTCCGGCATCACTACGCCAGCCTGCTGATCAAGCACGGCGAATCCGTGAACACGGTCTCCGAGCGCCTCGGCCACACCAACGCGGGCATGACGCTGAACGTCTACACCCACCTGTGGCCCGACTCCGAGGAGCGGACCCGGGCCGCCGTCGACAAGGCGTACGCGGATCAGTCCGCCGATGCCCAGCCACAGGTCGACGAAGCGGCGTAG
- the ychF gene encoding redox-regulated ATPase YchF — MSLTIGIVGLPNVGKSTLFNALTKNDVLAANYPFATIEPNVGVVGVPDPRLAVLAGIFGSAKVLPATVDFVDIAGIVRGASEGEGLGNKFLANIRESDAICQVIRAFKDENVVHVDGKVSPKDDIETINTELILADLQSIEKAEPRLTKESRLQKEKVAVLAAVVEAKKILEAGDTLFSKGITKGTEQGDLLHELHLLTTKPFLYVFNVDEDELTDDAFKAEQSALVAPAEAIFLNAKLEQDLSELDDEEALELLQSVGQDEPGLATLGRVGFATLGLQTYLTAGPKETRAWTIKQGATAPEAAGVIHTDFQRGFIKAEVISFADLVACGSVAEARAKGKARMEGKEYVMQDGDVVEFRFNV, encoded by the coding sequence GTGTCGCTCACGATCGGAATCGTCGGCCTGCCGAATGTCGGCAAGTCGACCCTGTTCAACGCCCTGACCAAGAACGACGTGCTGGCGGCCAACTACCCGTTCGCCACCATCGAGCCGAACGTCGGCGTCGTCGGCGTTCCGGACCCGCGCCTGGCCGTCCTCGCGGGCATCTTCGGCTCGGCGAAGGTCCTCCCGGCGACGGTCGACTTCGTCGACATCGCGGGCATCGTGCGCGGCGCCTCCGAGGGTGAGGGCCTGGGCAACAAGTTCCTGGCGAACATCCGCGAGTCGGACGCCATCTGCCAGGTCATCCGCGCCTTCAAGGACGAGAACGTCGTCCACGTCGACGGCAAGGTCTCGCCGAAGGACGACATCGAGACGATCAACACCGAGCTGATCCTCGCCGACCTCCAGTCCATCGAGAAGGCCGAACCGCGCCTGACGAAGGAGTCCCGCCTCCAGAAGGAGAAGGTCGCGGTCCTCGCGGCCGTCGTCGAGGCCAAGAAGATCCTCGAAGCGGGCGACACCCTCTTCTCCAAGGGCATCACCAAGGGCACGGAGCAGGGCGACCTCCTCCACGAGCTCCACCTGCTCACCACGAAGCCCTTCCTCTACGTCTTCAACGTGGACGAGGACGAGCTGACGGACGACGCCTTCAAGGCCGAGCAGAGCGCCCTCGTCGCCCCGGCCGAGGCGATCTTCCTCAACGCCAAGCTGGAGCAGGACCTCTCCGAGCTGGACGACGAGGAAGCCCTGGAGCTCCTCCAGTCGGTCGGCCAGGACGAGCCGGGCCTCGCCACCCTCGGCCGGGTCGGCTTCGCCACCCTGGGCCTGCAGACCTACCTGACGGCCGGCCCGAAGGAAACCCGCGCCTGGACCATCAAGCAGGGCGCCACGGCCCCCGAGGCGGCCGGCGTGATCCACACCGACTTCCAGCGCGGCTTCATCAAGGCCGAGGTCATCTCCTTCGCGGACCTGGTCGCCTGCGGCTCGGTCGCCGAGGCCCGCGCCAAGGGCAAGGCCCGCATGGAGGGCAAGGAGTACGTCATGCAGGACGGCGACGTGGTCGAGTTCCGCTTCAACGTCTAA
- a CDS encoding DUF6542 domain-containing protein produces the protein MEQYRTRSAPHQQRPPAQRQGPRPAAVPAQAGGGPRRSALARRMPRPRLTGLGGGLFACAAMVLVGGICWLLFGSSLFVYGLLFLPVAAATALWVRPADLITAPIGVPIAFAAGVWPISGGSGGIGGHLMGLVSALSLHAGWLYAGTLVAALIAVVRKAVLIGRRRMPRRIAQ, from the coding sequence GTGGAGCAATACAGGACGCGATCGGCCCCTCACCAGCAGCGACCGCCGGCCCAGCGCCAGGGACCCCGGCCCGCCGCGGTGCCCGCCCAGGCCGGTGGCGGTCCGCGGCGGTCCGCGCTCGCGCGGCGGATGCCCCGGCCCCGGCTGACCGGGCTCGGCGGCGGGCTGTTCGCGTGCGCCGCCATGGTGCTGGTGGGCGGGATCTGCTGGCTGCTGTTCGGTTCGTCGCTCTTCGTCTACGGGCTGCTCTTCCTGCCCGTCGCGGCCGCCACCGCGCTCTGGGTACGGCCCGCCGACCTGATCACCGCGCCGATCGGCGTGCCCATCGCCTTCGCCGCCGGAGTGTGGCCCATCTCGGGCGGCTCCGGCGGCATCGGCGGGCATCTGATGGGGCTGGTGTCCGCGCTGTCCCTGCACGCCGGCTGGCTGTACGCCGGGACGCTGGTCGCGGCGCTGATCGCCGTCGTCCGCAAGGCCGTGCTGATCGGCAGGCGGCGGATGCCCCGGCGCATCGCCCAGTGA
- the ppgK gene encoding polyphosphate--glucose phosphotransferase has product MQIFGVDIGGTGIKGAPVDLERGDLAQERHKVLTPHPATPEGVAGCVGEVVRHFEWHGPLGVTFPGVVTGGVIRTAANMDKSWIGVDAAALIARELGGMPVTVLNDADAAGVAEMTYGAGRGRGGTVLLLTLGTGIGSALFTDGRLVPNSELGHLELKGHDAETRASVKAKEDHDLTWERWAHRVQKYLQHVEMLFSPDLFIIGGGVSRKPEKFLPLIEGVRAEIVPAKLQNNAGIVGAAMAAKAAKAARTAAKK; this is encoded by the coding sequence ATGCAGATCTTCGGCGTGGACATCGGCGGAACCGGGATCAAGGGCGCTCCCGTGGACCTGGAGCGCGGCGACCTGGCTCAGGAGCGCCACAAAGTACTGACACCGCATCCGGCCACCCCCGAGGGGGTGGCCGGATGCGTCGGCGAGGTGGTGCGCCACTTCGAGTGGCACGGGCCGCTCGGGGTCACCTTCCCGGGCGTGGTCACGGGCGGCGTCATCCGTACGGCGGCCAACATGGACAAGTCCTGGATCGGCGTCGACGCGGCGGCGCTGATCGCGCGCGAGCTGGGCGGCATGCCGGTCACCGTGCTGAACGACGCGGACGCGGCGGGCGTCGCCGAGATGACGTACGGGGCCGGGCGCGGGCGGGGCGGCACCGTCCTCCTGCTCACCCTGGGGACGGGCATCGGGAGCGCCCTGTTCACGGACGGGCGGCTCGTCCCGAACTCGGAACTCGGACATTTGGAGCTCAAGGGCCACGACGCGGAGACGCGGGCGTCGGTGAAGGCCAAGGAGGACCACGACCTCACGTGGGAGCGCTGGGCGCACCGCGTGCAGAAGTACCTCCAGCACGTGGAGATGCTGTTCTCCCCGGACCTCTTCATCATCGGCGGCGGGGTCAGCCGCAAGCCGGAGAAGTTCCTGCCGCTGATCGAGGGCGTGCGGGCCGAGATCGTCCCGGCGAAGCTGCAGAACAATGCCGGGATCGTGGGAGCGGCGATGGCCGCCAAGGCCGCGAAGGCCGCCAGGACGGCGGCCAAGAAGTAG
- a CDS encoding 4-hydroxy-3-methylbut-2-enyl diphosphate reductase, giving the protein MEHMTAPAPAPASRRVLLAAPRGYCAGVDRAVIAVEKALEQYGAPVYVRHEIVHNKYVVQTLEKKGAIFVERTEEVPEGSIVMFSAHGVAPVVHEEAARGKLATIDATCPLVTKVHKEAIRYANEDFDILLIGHEGHEEVIGTSGEAPDHITIVDGPHDVEKVTVRDESKVVWLSQTTLSVDETMETVDALKTKFPLLVSPPSDDICYATSNRQAAVKVMGADSDLVIVVGSKNSSNSIRLVEVAKDAGAKAAYLVDFAREIDEAWLEGVTTVGLTSGASVPEVLVEEVLEWLAVRGYADVEIVKTAEESIVFSLPKELRRDLRAEAAELVADK; this is encoded by the coding sequence ATGGAGCACATGACTGCTCCCGCCCCCGCTCCTGCTTCCCGCCGTGTCCTGCTCGCCGCACCCCGCGGCTACTGCGCGGGCGTGGACCGAGCCGTGATCGCCGTCGAGAAAGCCCTTGAGCAGTACGGTGCGCCGGTGTACGTCCGCCACGAGATCGTGCACAACAAGTACGTCGTCCAGACCCTGGAGAAGAAGGGGGCCATCTTCGTCGAGCGGACGGAGGAGGTGCCCGAGGGCTCCATCGTGATGTTCTCCGCGCACGGCGTGGCCCCGGTGGTGCACGAGGAGGCGGCGCGCGGCAAGCTTGCGACGATCGACGCGACCTGCCCGCTGGTCACCAAGGTGCACAAGGAAGCCATCCGGTACGCGAACGAGGACTTCGACATCCTCCTCATCGGCCACGAGGGCCACGAGGAGGTCATCGGCACCTCCGGCGAGGCCCCGGACCACATCACGATCGTCGACGGCCCGCACGACGTGGAGAAGGTCACCGTCCGTGACGAGTCCAAGGTCGTCTGGCTCTCCCAGACCACCCTCTCGGTCGACGAGACGATGGAGACGGTCGACGCGCTGAAGACGAAGTTCCCGCTGCTCGTCTCGCCGCCGAGCGACGACATCTGCTACGCCACCTCGAACCGGCAGGCCGCCGTCAAGGTGATGGGCGCCGACTCCGACCTGGTCATCGTGGTCGGCTCGAAGAACTCCTCGAACTCGATCCGGCTCGTCGAGGTCGCCAAGGACGCCGGCGCCAAGGCCGCGTACCTGGTCGACTTCGCGCGCGAGATCGACGAGGCCTGGCTGGAGGGCGTCACCACGGTCGGCCTCACCTCGGGCGCCTCGGTGCCGGAGGTCCTGGTCGAGGAGGTCCTGGAGTGGCTGGCGGTGCGCGGCTACGCGGACGTGGAGATCGTCAAGACCGCCGAGGAGTCGATCGTCTTCTCGCTGCCGAAGGAACTCCGCCGCGACCTGCGCGCCGAGGCTGCCGAACTGGTCGCCGACAAGTAA
- a CDS encoding APC family permease — protein sequence MASVTDPGAAAPAALRRSLDFRDLVVYGLLFIAPMAPVGVFGTLDAKSHGAVALVYLCATVAMAFTAFSYAQMVRVAPQAGSVFTYARKGLGEGPGLIAGWMAMLDYLLIPAVAYLFSGIAMNALVPEVSRWVWTALAVVITTLLNLWGVRAAARVGFAVLAMELAVLLVFVVAAVTVLVQGGARRGWLSPLTGDGSLGFSTAAVLGAVSVAVLSYLGFDAIASFAEEVTGGSERVARAVLFCLALAGVLFIAQSYLAALLMPVSAAELAAEPALQGPAFYDAVESAAGSWLHDLVAVSKAIGAAFAALAGQAAAGRLVFAMARERRLPRVLARTSDGTPRPALLVAAAITLVAAVWAARRDDGLDQLVSVVDVGALVAFTLLHASVVSWFVVKRREGPPNWFQHLVMPVLGAAVTVAVIFEASWTAQLVGAVWLALGLVVLLVQRGRRDLPGDTGTGA from the coding sequence ATGGCTTCCGTTACGGATCCCGGTGCGGCCGCGCCCGCGGCGCTGCGGCGGAGCCTCGACTTCCGGGATCTGGTCGTCTACGGGCTGCTGTTCATCGCCCCCATGGCACCGGTCGGGGTCTTCGGCACGCTCGACGCGAAGTCGCACGGCGCCGTCGCCCTCGTCTACCTCTGCGCGACCGTGGCGATGGCCTTCACGGCCTTCTCCTACGCGCAGATGGTGCGGGTCGCCCCGCAGGCCGGTTCGGTCTTCACGTACGCCCGAAAGGGTCTCGGCGAGGGCCCGGGGCTGATCGCCGGGTGGATGGCGATGCTCGACTACCTGCTGATCCCGGCGGTCGCGTACCTCTTCTCGGGAATCGCGATGAACGCGCTGGTCCCGGAGGTCTCCCGGTGGGTGTGGACGGCCCTGGCGGTCGTGATCACCACCCTGCTGAACCTGTGGGGCGTACGGGCGGCCGCGCGCGTGGGTTTCGCCGTGCTGGCCATGGAGCTCGCGGTGCTGCTCGTCTTCGTGGTCGCCGCGGTGACCGTGCTGGTCCAGGGCGGGGCGCGGCGCGGCTGGCTGTCCCCGCTGACCGGTGACGGCTCGCTCGGCTTCAGCACGGCCGCGGTGCTGGGCGCGGTGTCGGTCGCGGTCCTGTCCTACCTCGGCTTCGACGCCATCGCCTCGTTCGCCGAGGAGGTGACGGGCGGCTCGGAGCGGGTGGCGCGGGCGGTGCTGTTCTGCCTGGCGCTGGCCGGGGTGCTGTTCATCGCCCAGAGCTATCTGGCGGCGCTGCTCATGCCGGTGTCCGCGGCGGAGCTGGCGGCCGAGCCCGCGCTGCAGGGTCCGGCCTTCTACGACGCGGTGGAGTCCGCGGCTGGCTCCTGGCTGCACGACCTGGTGGCCGTCAGCAAGGCGATCGGGGCGGCCTTCGCGGCGCTGGCCGGGCAGGCGGCGGCCGGCCGGCTGGTGTTCGCGATGGCCCGGGAGCGACGGCTGCCCCGGGTGCTCGCGCGGACCTCGGACGGCACCCCGCGGCCCGCGCTGCTGGTGGCGGCCGCCATCACGCTCGTCGCGGCCGTGTGGGCGGCCCGGCGCGACGACGGGCTCGACCAGCTGGTGTCGGTGGTGGACGTGGGGGCGCTGGTGGCCTTCACCCTGCTGCACGCCTCGGTGGTGAGCTGGTTCGTGGTCAAGCGGCGCGAGGGCCCGCCGAACTGGTTCCAGCACCTGGTGATGCCGGTGCTGGGCGCGGCCGTGACCGTCGCGGTGATCTTCGAGGCTTCCTGGACGGCGCAACTGGTGGGGGCGGTGTGGCTGGCGCTGGGCCTGGTCGTGCTGCTCGTCCAGCGCGGCCGCAGGGACCTGCCCGGCGACACCGGCACCGGAGCCTGA
- the xseA gene encoding exodeoxyribonuclease VII large subunit — MGLNTSAEAPLPVGQVSRLIGGWIERLGQVWVEGQITQLSRRPGAGVVFLTLRDPSHDISVSVTCFRQVFDEVADVVSEGARVVLLAKPEWYAPRGQLSLRATEIRPVGIGELLARLERLKRSLASEGLFAPERKKPLPFLPQLIGLVVGRASAAERDVLENARRRWPAVRFEVRNVAVQGVHAVPQVVEAVKELDAIDEVDVIIVARGGGSVEDLLPFSDEEVVRTVAAARTPVVSAIGHEPDSPLLDLVADVRASTPTDAAKKVVPDVGEELERVRQLQARGLRAVGGLLDREERGLAHALARPVFVHPQRMVEIREDELDALLARARRTLGHLLDRADSELSHTLARVVALSPAATLERGYAVLQRADGHVVRSPGEVAPHDVLRARVAEGTFTVEVSSLEAPAATAATAASE; from the coding sequence ATGGGTCTGAATACGTCGGCCGAGGCGCCGCTGCCGGTAGGCCAGGTGTCCCGGCTCATCGGGGGCTGGATCGAGCGGCTCGGCCAGGTGTGGGTGGAAGGGCAGATCACGCAGCTCTCGCGGCGGCCGGGAGCGGGGGTGGTCTTCCTGACGCTGCGCGACCCCTCGCACGACATCTCCGTCAGCGTGACGTGCTTCCGCCAGGTCTTCGACGAGGTCGCGGACGTGGTCTCCGAGGGTGCCCGGGTCGTCCTGCTGGCCAAGCCCGAGTGGTACGCCCCGCGCGGGCAGCTGTCCCTGCGGGCCACGGAGATACGGCCGGTCGGCATCGGGGAGCTCCTCGCCCGGCTGGAGCGCCTCAAGCGGTCCCTGGCCTCCGAAGGGCTCTTCGCGCCGGAGCGCAAGAAGCCGCTGCCGTTCCTGCCGCAGCTGATCGGGCTGGTGGTCGGGCGGGCCTCGGCGGCCGAGCGCGATGTCCTGGAGAACGCCCGGCGGCGCTGGCCGGCGGTCCGTTTCGAGGTGCGCAACGTCGCCGTCCAGGGGGTGCACGCGGTGCCCCAGGTCGTCGAGGCGGTCAAGGAGCTCGACGCCATCGACGAGGTCGACGTGATCATCGTGGCGCGCGGCGGCGGCAGTGTGGAGGACCTGCTGCCCTTCTCCGACGAGGAGGTGGTCCGGACGGTCGCGGCGGCCCGCACGCCGGTGGTCTCGGCGATCGGCCACGAGCCGGACTCGCCGCTGCTGGACCTGGTCGCGGACGTACGGGCCTCCACGCCCACGGACGCGGCGAAGAAGGTGGTACCGGACGTCGGCGAGGAGCTGGAGCGCGTACGCCAGCTGCAGGCCCGGGGGCTGCGCGCGGTCGGCGGCCTGCTCGACCGGGAGGAACGGGGCCTCGCGCACGCCCTGGCCCGGCCGGTCTTCGTCCACCCCCAGCGGATGGTGGAGATCCGCGAGGACGAGCTGGACGCCCTGCTGGCCCGCGCCCGGCGCACGCTGGGACACCTGCTGGACCGGGCCGATTCGGAACTCTCGCACACCCTCGCCCGGGTGGTGGCGCTGTCGCCGGCGGCGACCCTGGAGCGGGGGTACGCCGTGCTGCAGCGGGCGGACGGCCATGTGGTGCGCTCGCCGGGGGAGGTGGCTCCCCACGATGTGCTGCGCGCGCGGGTGGCGGAGGGCACGTTCACCGTGGAGGTCTCCTCGCTGGAGGCCCCGGCCGCAACAGCCGCAACAGCCGCTTCGGAATAG
- a CDS encoding exodeoxyribonuclease VII small subunit, producing the protein MAEAGTALGYEQARDELIEVVRKLEAGGTSLEDSLALWERGEELAKVCRHWLEGARARLDSALAAREPAEEE; encoded by the coding sequence ATGGCAGAGGCCGGAACGGCGCTGGGGTACGAGCAGGCCCGCGACGAACTCATCGAGGTCGTCCGCAAGCTGGAGGCCGGCGGGACCTCGCTGGAGGACTCCCTCGCGCTCTGGGAGCGCGGCGAGGAGCTGGCGAAGGTGTGCCGCCACTGGCTGGAGGGGGCCCGGGCCCGGCTGGACTCGGCGCTGGCGGCGCGCGAGCCGGCCGAGGAGGAGTGA
- a CDS encoding malonic semialdehyde reductase — MSLVLDSAAQDLLFREARTANSFTDEPVTEEQVQAIYDLVKFGPTAFNQTPLRITLVRSPEARERLVQHMAKGNDAKTATAPLVAILSADNEFHEELPQLLPHFPQAKDAFFSERPVREQSALLNSALQAAYFIIGIRAAGLAAGPMTGADFAGIQKEFLDADHTPIMVINIGKPAAEGAWFDRSPRLSIDEVITTV, encoded by the coding sequence ATGTCTCTCGTTCTTGACTCCGCCGCGCAGGACCTGCTGTTCCGCGAGGCCCGCACCGCCAACTCGTTCACCGACGAGCCGGTCACCGAGGAGCAGGTCCAGGCGATATACGACCTGGTGAAGTTCGGTCCCACCGCCTTCAACCAGACCCCGTTGCGCATCACCCTGGTCCGCTCCCCCGAGGCCCGCGAGCGCCTCGTGCAGCACATGGCCAAGGGCAACGACGCCAAGACCGCCACCGCTCCGCTGGTCGCGATCCTCTCCGCGGACAACGAGTTCCACGAGGAGCTCCCCCAGCTGCTGCCGCACTTCCCGCAGGCCAAGGACGCGTTCTTCTCCGAGCGCCCGGTCCGCGAGCAGTCCGCGCTGCTGAACTCCGCGCTGCAGGCCGCGTACTTCATCATCGGCATCCGCGCCGCCGGCCTGGCCGCGGGCCCGATGACCGGTGCCGACTTCGCCGGCATCCAGAAGGAATTCCTGGACGCCGACCACACCCCGATCATGGTCATCAACATCGGCAAGCCGGCCGCCGAGGGTGCCTGGTTCGACCGCTCCCCGCGCCTGTCCATCGACGAGGTCATCACGACCGTCTGA
- a CDS encoding DUF4245 domain-containing protein, with the protein MKGKQTVWDMVRSLGVIGIVVAGIYLFVPHDDEADPTRTVDYRVETLTARRAAPYPVAAPVGLQEQWRATSVTYERKNANAWHLGFLDPEQQYAAVEQSTDTSAKYLAKVTQHATATGQTQQVGDLTWERWDGEKYDALVRQEQGHVTVVTGTASFEQLGVLAAALEFKQGK; encoded by the coding sequence ATGAAAGGCAAGCAGACGGTCTGGGACATGGTCCGGTCGCTGGGGGTGATCGGCATCGTCGTCGCCGGGATCTACCTCTTCGTCCCGCATGACGACGAGGCCGATCCGACGCGCACGGTCGACTACCGGGTGGAAACCCTGACGGCCCGGCGCGCGGCCCCGTATCCGGTGGCGGCCCCCGTGGGGCTCCAGGAGCAGTGGCGGGCGACCTCGGTGACGTACGAGCGCAAGAACGCCAATGCCTGGCACCTGGGCTTCCTCGACCCGGAGCAGCAGTACGCGGCGGTGGAACAGTCCACGGACACCTCGGCGAAGTACCTCGCCAAGGTCACCCAGCACGCGACGGCCACCGGGCAGACGCAGCAGGTCGGTGACCTGACGTGGGAGCGCTGGGACGGCGAGAAGTACGACGCCCTCGTGCGGCAGGAGCAGGGCCACGTCACGGTGGTGACCGGCACGGCCTCCTTCGAGCAGCTCGGTGTGCTGGCGGCGGCGCTGGAGTTCAAGCAGGGCAAGTAG
- the glpX gene encoding class II fructose-bisphosphatase, translating to MTEHNLPPQLEVSPEAPDRNLALELVRVTEAAAMAAGRWVGRGDKIGADGAAVNAMRTLISTVSMNGVVVIGEGEKDEAPMLFNGERVGDGTGAEVDIAVDPIDGTTLNAKGMPNAIAVLAAADRGTMFDPSAVFYMEKLVTGPEAADFVDINAPVSVNIRRVAKAKNMAVEDVTVVILDRPRHEGIVKEIRETGARIKFISDGDVAGSVMAVREGTGVDLLLGIGGTPEGIISACAIKCLGGTIQGKLWPKDEAERQRALDAGHDLDRVLTTNDLVSGENVFFVATGITDGELLRGVHYRSETATTSSLVMRSKSGTIRRIDSTHRLSKLRAYSAIDFDRAH from the coding sequence ATGACCGAGCACAACCTGCCGCCCCAGCTCGAAGTCTCTCCGGAGGCCCCCGACCGCAACCTCGCACTGGAACTCGTACGGGTCACCGAGGCCGCCGCCATGGCCGCGGGCCGGTGGGTCGGACGCGGTGACAAGATCGGCGCGGACGGTGCCGCGGTCAACGCGATGCGCACCCTGATCTCCACCGTCTCGATGAACGGCGTCGTCGTCATCGGCGAGGGGGAGAAGGACGAGGCCCCCATGCTCTTCAACGGCGAGCGGGTCGGCGACGGCACGGGCGCCGAGGTCGACATCGCCGTCGACCCGATCGACGGCACCACCCTGAACGCCAAGGGCATGCCGAACGCCATCGCCGTCCTGGCGGCCGCCGACCGCGGCACCATGTTCGACCCGTCCGCGGTGTTCTACATGGAGAAGCTGGTCACCGGCCCCGAGGCCGCCGACTTCGTCGACATCAACGCACCCGTCTCGGTGAACATCCGCCGGGTCGCCAAGGCCAAGAACATGGCCGTCGAGGACGTCACCGTGGTCATCCTGGACCGCCCCCGCCACGAGGGCATCGTCAAGGAGATCCGCGAGACCGGCGCCCGGATCAAGTTCATCTCCGACGGCGACGTCGCGGGCTCGGTCATGGCCGTGCGCGAGGGCACCGGCGTCGACCTGCTCCTCGGCATCGGCGGCACGCCCGAGGGCATCATCTCGGCGTGCGCCATAAAGTGCCTCGGCGGCACCATCCAGGGCAAGCTCTGGCCGAAGGACGAGGCCGAGCGCCAGCGCGCGCTCGACGCCGGTCACGACCTCGACCGCGTCCTGACCACGAACGACCTGGTGTCCGGCGAGAACGTCTTCTTCGTCGCCACCGGCATCACCGACGGCGAGCTGCTGCGCGGTGTCCACTACCGCTCGGAGACCGCGACGACGTCCTCGCTGGTCATGCGCTCGAAGTCGGGCACGATCCGGCGGATCGACTCCACGCACCGCCTGTCGAAGCTGCGCGCGTACAGCGCGATCGACTTCGACCGCGCGCACTAG
- a CDS encoding WhiB family transcriptional regulator: protein MPHPPHQSLQVAAVQSFPGRAAAVPKPRVPARAEDGPWHAEAVCRRDEAGLFFAPSKEPTAARLSREEAAKRVCARCPVMVACREHALLQPEPYGVWGGLTAAERRVVLARMRRRAAELRQAPGSGPIAAAG from the coding sequence GTGCCGCATCCGCCGCATCAGTCCTTGCAGGTAGCCGCCGTCCAGAGTTTTCCGGGGCGCGCGGCAGCCGTGCCGAAGCCGCGGGTGCCGGCGAGGGCCGAGGACGGCCCATGGCATGCGGAGGCGGTGTGCCGCCGAGACGAGGCGGGGCTCTTCTTCGCACCGTCCAAGGAACCGACCGCGGCCCGGCTCTCCCGCGAGGAGGCCGCCAAGCGCGTCTGCGCCCGCTGCCCGGTGATGGTCGCCTGCCGGGAGCACGCGCTGCTCCAGCCCGAGCCGTACGGGGTGTGGGGCGGGCTCACCGCGGCCGAGCGCCGGGTGGTGCTGGCGCGGATGCGGCGCAGGGCCGCCGAGCTGCGCCAGGCCCCGGGATCCGGGCCGATCGCCGCGGCGGGCTGA
- a CDS encoding TIGR03086 family metal-binding protein, whose translation MTTTKWELLDQAHATLREAVLGVPADGWDRPTPCAQWNVTQVLQHAAGDQLAYAARLTGGPGPAEDPFAPSGALAGTPADLLDPALAAAAEAFAGVAPGDVEVAVPLPPFSVPAATAVGAAALDAAVHAWDIAVATGRPPGLTDALAAALRPAADALAEPLRGFAYGPVFALAPGADDGAAARLLAFLGRDPGWAAPAA comes from the coding sequence ATGACGACAACCAAGTGGGAACTGCTCGACCAGGCGCATGCGACCCTGCGCGAGGCCGTCCTGGGGGTGCCCGCCGACGGCTGGGACCGACCGACCCCCTGCGCGCAGTGGAACGTCACCCAGGTCCTCCAGCACGCCGCGGGCGACCAGCTGGCCTACGCCGCCCGCCTGACCGGCGGGCCCGGGCCCGCCGAGGACCCCTTCGCGCCCTCCGGTGCCCTGGCGGGCACGCCGGCGGACCTGCTGGACCCTGCGCTCGCGGCCGCGGCCGAGGCCTTCGCCGGGGTCGCCCCCGGTGACGTCGAGGTGGCCGTGCCGCTGCCGCCCTTCTCCGTACCGGCCGCGACGGCCGTCGGCGCCGCCGCCCTCGACGCCGCCGTGCACGCCTGGGACATCGCCGTCGCCACGGGCCGCCCGCCGGGCCTGACCGACGCCTTGGCCGCCGCACTGCGCCCGGCCGCCGACGCCCTCGCCGAGCCCCTGCGCGGCTTCGCCTACGGCCCGGTCTTCGCCCTCGCGCCCGGCGCGGACGACGGCGCCGCGGCGCGCCTGCTGGCCTTCCTCGGGCGGGATCCCGGATGGGCCGCACCCGCGGCGTGA